From Mucilaginibacter rubeus, a single genomic window includes:
- a CDS encoding sensor histidine kinase, which produces MQKELKDAQLKAEQKESEFNLLQSQLSPHFLFNVMNNLYGIAIAEPSRIPPLLLKLSGLLRYSVYGGKKAFVPLKEELDYIRAYIEFEQIRASDRLNLAVDMEAVNNQNIQIAPQVLIVFVENAFKHAKNSISPKISIDISLKIKGNFICLEVSNSYEPDKSRCSNEMEDSGLGLPNTVKRLDLLYGKDYNLIQYAENGFYYIELNLKCKEK; this is translated from the coding sequence ATGCAAAAAGAATTAAAAGATGCACAACTTAAGGCCGAACAAAAAGAAAGCGAGTTTAATTTGTTACAGTCGCAACTTAGCCCGCATTTCCTGTTTAATGTTATGAATAACTTATATGGGATTGCTATTGCCGAACCCAGCCGGATTCCGCCTTTACTCCTTAAATTGTCTGGATTATTACGTTATTCGGTATACGGAGGTAAAAAGGCGTTTGTCCCGTTAAAGGAAGAACTGGATTATATACGCGCCTATATCGAATTTGAACAAATTCGTGCAAGCGACCGGCTTAACCTGGCGGTGGATATGGAGGCTGTCAACAACCAGAACATCCAAATTGCGCCCCAGGTTTTAATTGTTTTTGTAGAGAATGCTTTTAAACATGCAAAAAACTCGATAAGCCCGAAGATCAGCATTGATATATCACTAAAAATTAAGGGTAACTTTATTTGCCTCGAAGTGAGCAACAGTTATGAGCCGGATAAATCCCGCTGCAGTAATGAAATGGAAGATTCCGGTCTGGGTTTACCCAATACGGTTAAAAGACTGGATCTGCTTTACGGCAAAGATTACAACTTGATACAGTATGCCGAAAACGGGTTTTATTATATTGAGCTAAACTTAAAATGTAAAGAAAAATGA
- a CDS encoding LytR/AlgR family response regulator transcription factor encodes MIDCLIVDDEPVARNIIRNYCEQLPFLRVTAECGNALDAKEVLSAQKIDLLFLDIHMPLLNGISFLNTLKNPPVVIFTTAYQEHAVTAFDLAACDYLLKPFSLERFIIAVDKADERIQQTLKPAVGSFQAILKDYFFIRSEGKAYKIFYHDCLYAEAQGNYTKIVTIDKVISTKMTFSALTDLLPAELFIRVHRSFVVNKSMISHIEGNRVFIQQNEIPIAGNYRDDFLKAIGLY; translated from the coding sequence ATGATCGATTGCCTGATCGTAGACGACGAACCGGTGGCCCGGAATATTATCCGAAATTACTGCGAACAACTGCCGTTTTTGCGTGTTACTGCCGAATGTGGCAATGCATTAGATGCTAAAGAAGTTTTATCTGCGCAAAAAATAGACCTGCTCTTTCTTGATATCCATATGCCATTGCTCAATGGCATCAGCTTTTTAAATACGCTGAAAAATCCACCGGTGGTGATATTTACTACCGCTTACCAGGAACATGCCGTTACTGCTTTTGACCTGGCCGCCTGCGACTATCTGCTCAAGCCTTTTTCATTGGAGCGTTTTATTATTGCAGTAGATAAGGCGGATGAAAGAATTCAGCAAACACTAAAGCCGGCTGTTGGAAGTTTTCAGGCGATATTGAAAGACTATTTTTTTATCAGATCGGAAGGAAAGGCATATAAAATTTTTTACCATGATTGTTTATACGCCGAAGCTCAAGGAAACTACACTAAAATAGTCACTATAGATAAAGTGATCTCAACCAAAATGACTTTTTCGGCTTTAACAGACTTACTGCCTGCGGAGTTATTTATCAGGGTACATCGTTCATTCGTCGTCAATAAATCAATGATTAGTCACATTGAGGGAAACCGGGTATTCATCCAACAAAACGAAATTCCAATAGCGGGCAATTACCGGGATGATTTTTTGAAAGCTATAGGGTTGTATTGA
- a CDS encoding PAS domain S-box protein: MSQKQAVAPSEERFKALVTATSDSIYSMSPDWCEMRQLDGRGVLSDTLEPITDWLAKYIHPFDQDTVKAAIQKAIQHKEIFQLEHRVFQADGTIGWTLSRAVPIMDDGGHIIEWFGTASNITERKRAEDKLREAKEQSDQQKRLYETITSSTPDLIYVFDLDYRFTYANEALLSMWGKTWENAIGKKLLENGYEPWHAEMHEREIDQIIADKKPIRGEVSFPHATLGRRIYDYIFTPVLNQNGEVEAIAGTTRDITDIRNAETAISESEARFRTMAESTDVMIAVGDTDGKAVYFNEAWIDLTGKTSAELLQDGWVALIHPDDQTRVKKTAAAALRGLTASQFEFRMIDKKGEYCWLLNKATPRFRPDGSFAGYISSTIDITEIKENEQRKNDFISMVSHELKTPLTSALSYVQVLQKKALKAEDTLAASMLDRTVIQLGKMTSMINGFLNVSRLESGKIHMDYEQFNLASLVSDAEDEARAAITSHQLSFSCTEDTMVEADREKIGQVISNLISNAAKYSSSGTTITISCKRNGGSVQLSVADAGIGISEEDLPRIFERYYRVKGIETRHIAGFGIGLYLCREIIEGHNGKIWAESTPDQGSTFTFSLPLAD; this comes from the coding sequence ATGTCTCAAAAACAGGCAGTCGCCCCAAGTGAAGAACGTTTTAAAGCATTGGTCACCGCTACTTCTGATAGTATTTACAGCATGAGCCCTGATTGGTGTGAAATGCGACAATTGGATGGCCGCGGCGTTTTATCAGACACACTTGAACCGATAACCGACTGGTTGGCCAAATACATTCACCCTTTTGACCAGGATACGGTAAAAGCGGCAATTCAAAAAGCCATTCAGCACAAGGAAATATTTCAGTTAGAACATCGTGTATTCCAGGCAGACGGTACTATTGGATGGACGCTTTCGCGTGCTGTGCCTATTATGGATGATGGTGGACACATCATTGAATGGTTTGGAACAGCAAGTAATATCACTGAGCGTAAGCGGGCCGAAGATAAATTAAGGGAAGCCAAAGAACAATCCGATCAGCAAAAACGGCTATACGAAACTATAACTTCGAGTACGCCAGATTTAATTTATGTATTTGATCTCGACTACCGGTTCACTTATGCTAATGAGGCGCTCCTATCCATGTGGGGCAAAACCTGGGAAAATGCCATTGGCAAAAAATTGCTTGAAAACGGTTATGAGCCATGGCATGCCGAAATGCATGAACGCGAGATAGATCAGATTATAGCAGATAAAAAACCTATCCGGGGTGAGGTGTCTTTTCCTCATGCTACTTTGGGGCGACGTATTTACGATTACATATTTACACCGGTGCTAAACCAAAATGGCGAAGTAGAAGCCATAGCCGGTACTACCCGCGATATTACCGATATCAGAAATGCTGAAACCGCCATTTCAGAAAGTGAAGCCCGTTTTCGTACAATGGCCGAAAGTACAGATGTAATGATTGCTGTTGGCGACACCGACGGAAAGGCCGTTTATTTTAATGAAGCGTGGATTGACTTGACCGGCAAAACTTCTGCAGAACTTCTACAAGATGGATGGGTAGCATTGATCCATCCTGATGATCAGACGAGGGTAAAGAAAACTGCTGCAGCCGCACTTCGTGGATTAACTGCATCTCAGTTTGAGTTTCGGATGATTGATAAAAAGGGAGAATATTGTTGGTTGCTTAATAAGGCCACTCCCCGCTTCAGGCCCGATGGTTCTTTTGCCGGTTATATTAGCTCGACCATTGATATTACGGAGATCAAGGAAAACGAGCAGCGAAAGAATGATTTCATCAGTATGGTGAGCCATGAATTGAAAACCCCGCTAACATCGGCCTTGAGTTACGTTCAGGTTTTGCAAAAGAAAGCATTAAAGGCAGAGGACACACTTGCAGCCAGTATGCTGGACCGTACTGTTATACAATTAGGAAAAATGACCAGCATGATCAATGGTTTTTTAAACGTATCCAGGCTCGAGTCGGGAAAAATCCATATGGATTATGAGCAATTTAACCTTGCTTCATTGGTATCTGACGCAGAAGATGAAGCCAGGGCCGCAATCACCAGCCATCAGTTGTCTTTTTCTTGTACAGAGGATACAATGGTAGAAGCCGACCGGGAAAAGATTGGCCAGGTAATCAGTAACCTCATCAGCAATGCTGCCAAATATTCATCGTCGGGCACCACAATAACCATTAGTTGCAAAAGAAATGGTGGCAGTGTACAATTAAGTGTAGCAGATGCAGGCATTGGCATCAGTGAAGAAGACCTACCAAGGATCTTCGAGCGCTATTACCGCGTTAAAGGAATTGAAACGCGCCATATTGCTGGCTTTGGCATCGGACTATACCTCTGTCGTGAGATTATTGAGGGACATAACGGAAAAATCTGGGCCGAAAGTACGCCTGACCAAGGCAGCACTTTTACTTTTAGTTTGCCTCTGGCCGACTAA
- a CDS encoding MFS transporter, with protein MKKLSQLNLFRALSSRNFTLYFIGRAVSQFGTWMQRTAVIWVVYSMIHSAFLLGLTVFAEQFPSFICSIPGGVAADRYNRYTIIKITQITSMLQSVLLAILVLSGHMVVWAILLLSVILGIINAFDVPARQALINDVVASPTDLPNALSLSTATASLAQLLGPALSGIVLSAFGAGVCFLLNAASFGAVILSILLMKLPAYVPKKTNKRVLADFSEGFTYIKNTPGIATMVMMLAAVSLLVLPFNTVLPVFAKVVFKGDASTFGYINSFVGIGAVAGTIFLASRKPGAHLKQILFVSTVLMGIGLICFSQFKNFFAAMFFAAIAGYGSIAQFTISNIVVQSDAAANMRGRTMGVLLMAIFGMLPLGSLLTGAISERIGAPATVLAQGITALAIALVFIGFLTKKETILKAE; from the coding sequence ATGAAAAAACTTAGTCAACTCAATTTATTCAGGGCCTTATCAAGCCGAAACTTTACACTTTATTTTATTGGCAGAGCAGTATCTCAGTTTGGCACCTGGATGCAGCGCACCGCTGTAATATGGGTAGTATATTCCATGATACACTCCGCCTTTCTGCTTGGCTTAACTGTTTTCGCCGAGCAATTCCCTTCATTCATTTGCTCTATACCCGGTGGAGTAGCGGCTGATCGTTATAACCGGTATACCATAATTAAGATCACCCAGATAACTTCCATGTTGCAGTCGGTGCTGTTGGCGATACTCGTGTTATCGGGTCATATGGTAGTGTGGGCAATCCTTTTATTAAGTGTGATCCTTGGGATTATTAATGCTTTTGATGTGCCGGCAAGGCAGGCGCTGATAAATGATGTAGTTGCCAGTCCCACAGATTTACCTAACGCGCTCTCCCTTTCAACGGCAACAGCAAGCCTTGCACAATTGTTGGGCCCGGCGCTATCAGGTATTGTGTTAAGCGCATTTGGCGCCGGTGTATGTTTTTTACTGAACGCGGCAAGCTTTGGCGCGGTCATTTTATCTATCCTGCTGATGAAATTACCTGCATATGTGCCTAAAAAAACAAATAAAAGGGTATTGGCTGATTTCTCTGAAGGCTTCACTTATATCAAAAACACTCCCGGTATTGCAACTATGGTTATGATGCTTGCTGCTGTAAGCTTACTGGTGCTGCCATTTAATACTGTACTTCCCGTATTTGCTAAAGTGGTTTTCAAGGGCGATGCATCAACCTTCGGTTACATCAATAGTTTTGTGGGGATAGGGGCGGTTGCCGGTACCATTTTCCTCGCATCGCGTAAACCCGGCGCTCATTTAAAACAGATCCTTTTTGTCAGTACGGTACTGATGGGTATAGGGCTTATCTGCTTTTCTCAATTCAAGAACTTCTTTGCTGCTATGTTTTTTGCTGCCATTGCAGGATACGGCTCTATAGCGCAATTTACCATCAGTAACATTGTAGTACAGTCAGACGCGGCAGCCAATATGAGAGGACGCACCATGGGCGTTTTGTTAATGGCTATTTTTGGTATGCTGCCATTGGGTAGTTTGTTAACCGGAGCTATTTCCGAGCGCATTGGCGCTCCTGCCACTGTACTTGCACAGGGCATTACCGCTCTGGCTATTGCCTTGGTGTTTATAGGGTTCCTAACGAAAAAAGAGACTATTCTTAAAGCAGAATAA
- a CDS encoding TetR/AcrR family transcriptional regulator, with protein MTSQDDIIRAEILQAGLRLYKGAGPAKITMENVAKATGRSRTSLYYYFKDKDEIFQAVLECIAHDVATEIRTAVVKAGTLNEKITVFCTTKIKTSQEWKRVFNAIEGFIGADEKFKHTQSLDTLHRKLIHLEKGILMDAFAEVEHLFPRKLSYSDKDMLAFIIYSGVRGIRREVYDQNDPHDAKMAVQLLCDMVAKWLGV; from the coding sequence ATGACCAGTCAGGACGATATTATTCGCGCGGAAATCCTACAAGCCGGCTTGCGTCTGTATAAAGGAGCTGGCCCGGCAAAAATAACTATGGAAAATGTAGCGAAAGCTACCGGACGTAGCAGGACCTCGCTTTATTACTACTTTAAAGATAAAGACGAGATTTTCCAAGCAGTACTTGAATGCATTGCACATGATGTTGCCACTGAAATTCGTACTGCAGTTGTTAAAGCGGGAACATTAAACGAAAAGATAACTGTTTTTTGCACTACAAAAATCAAGACTTCGCAAGAATGGAAGCGCGTATTTAATGCTATTGAAGGATTTATAGGTGCAGATGAAAAGTTTAAACACACGCAATCATTAGATACCCTGCACCGAAAACTTATTCATTTGGAAAAAGGCATTTTGATGGACGCATTCGCTGAAGTAGAACATCTTTTTCCACGCAAGTTAAGCTATTCAGATAAGGATATGCTGGCATTTATTATCTATAGCGGCGTACGTGGCATTAGGCGCGAGGTTTATGATCAGAATGACCCTCATGATGCTAAAATGGCTGTGCAGCTTTTATGTGATATGGTTGCCAAATGGCTTGGTGTTTAA
- a CDS encoding DUF1593 domain-containing protein, with product MTLNLKYFSVRASRYAFTLMALFAINGFAHAQNSPNEARPRIVITADPELDDNNSLIRFLLYSSDVEIEGLIYASSAFHWKGDGKGTKWFVPGREYARFGLNLCPCESWRWGEDEHFIHDAVYTYANVYPNLKIHNPNYPAPDLLKARIRIGNIEFDGDISKDSPGSDLIKTLILDDKPGQLFITAWGGQSTIARALKAIQEQYEFTTNWGQIRSKIYRKVVLLPSGDQDDTYAKYIKPNWPGIEYREFKGGPNYGYGAQLNAASQDSVYMTASWTKENISGRGPLGALYRVWGDGKQMVKGDIMDYFGISGHTTDELKKMGYVVWMPVQEKGSWLGEGDDPTFMNMLGNGLRAYENGTYGGWGGAGFIDPKAKNIFFQNSDTSSKAMATSLAAPKDRSNTYPDFFPAAQRDFAARLKWSTTPIYKRANHEPVAKIEGPLNVMATAGETIRLNGAVSDPDGDVLSVSWWQFQQGTFPGKVSILNPEAKQTQIEIPKNAISGQTIHIIFQVTDNGSPSLTRYQRVIITVR from the coding sequence ATGACTTTAAACCTGAAATACTTTAGCGTCAGAGCAAGTAGGTACGCATTCACGCTAATGGCTCTTTTTGCGATTAATGGCTTTGCGCATGCTCAAAACTCACCTAACGAAGCAAGGCCACGCATTGTTATTACAGCTGATCCGGAATTGGATGATAATAATTCGCTTATCAGGTTCCTGCTATACAGCAGTGATGTTGAAATTGAAGGATTGATTTACGCGAGCAGTGCTTTTCACTGGAAGGGCGATGGCAAAGGAACTAAATGGTTCGTGCCGGGCCGTGAGTATGCCCGCTTTGGATTAAACTTGTGCCCATGCGAATCCTGGCGATGGGGCGAAGATGAACATTTTATTCATGATGCGGTGTACACTTATGCAAACGTGTACCCCAATCTTAAGATACATAATCCCAATTACCCGGCGCCTGATCTGCTCAAAGCCAGAATCAGGATTGGAAATATTGAATTTGATGGCGACATTTCAAAAGACTCGCCGGGTTCAGACCTCATCAAAACCCTGATACTTGATGATAAACCGGGGCAATTATTTATTACAGCGTGGGGTGGCCAAAGCACTATAGCGCGTGCTTTAAAAGCTATTCAGGAACAGTATGAGTTCACCACCAATTGGGGCCAAATAAGATCAAAAATTTACAGGAAAGTGGTTTTACTCCCTTCCGGCGATCAGGATGATACTTATGCAAAATACATTAAACCTAACTGGCCGGGTATTGAATATCGTGAATTTAAAGGCGGTCCAAACTATGGCTATGGTGCTCAGTTAAATGCGGCGTCACAAGACTCTGTTTATATGACAGCATCCTGGACAAAGGAAAACATATCGGGCAGAGGCCCCTTGGGAGCACTGTACAGGGTATGGGGCGATGGAAAACAAATGGTAAAAGGTGATATCATGGACTATTTTGGTATCAGCGGCCATACCACTGATGAGTTGAAGAAAATGGGTTATGTTGTATGGATGCCCGTACAGGAGAAAGGTTCATGGTTAGGGGAGGGTGATGACCCGACCTTTATGAACATGCTCGGCAATGGACTGCGTGCATATGAAAATGGCACCTATGGAGGTTGGGGTGGCGCCGGATTCATTGACCCCAAAGCTAAAAACATCTTCTTCCAAAATAGTGATACATCATCAAAAGCAATGGCAACTTCGCTTGCTGCGCCGAAAGATCGAAGTAATACGTATCCTGACTTTTTCCCGGCTGCTCAGCGGGATTTTGCCGCCCGGCTTAAATGGTCGACAACGCCAATATATAAAAGGGCAAACCACGAACCGGTTGCCAAAATTGAGGGGCCATTAAATGTCATGGCAACGGCTGGCGAAACAATAAGATTGAACGGAGCTGTTTCTGATCCTGACGGAGATGTGCTTTCTGTTAGCTGGTGGCAATTTCAACAAGGAACTTTCCCCGGAAAAGTTTCAATATTAAATCCTGAAGCCAAACAAACACAAATTGAGATACCTAAAAACGCCATTTCCGGACAAACCATTCACATTATTTTTCAGGTAACTGATAACGGTTCACCCTCTCTTACAAGATATCAGCGCGTAATTATAACGGTACGGTAA
- a CDS encoding deoxyribonuclease II family protein, with amino-acid sequence MKISALDENGAPVDWWFIYKVPQLDGGVGNDKATGYEYVYYDSTIDGNPDARQRTITKSPNVLNSDKGALNLTMDSVFKNFKSPAPTTGWILYNDEMPESLNKHDDGTRGHTKGALVFDTESKTAFWLLHSWPKFADPGAIKDPTPKYGQTYLCISLDLDTANMIAKQMVNHQEPQIYFHNTANLPETSDLYALTQPLANHPVALGDSVDLKTIGGMPFKVIAKNREWNKDFWNELVGPTLQDDLDIETWIRGPIPPIADSDGIHKTFDIKYINLGFMGAHWAWPETHDHAKWGVTLHDPWICVGDINRMISQRKRGGGTIAFKNQTLWSGLSKTSLLLAPPGHNRTEAHVLIQKTHHPHAEAPLREQPEE; translated from the coding sequence ATGAAAATTTCCGCGCTTGATGAAAATGGCGCCCCAGTTGACTGGTGGTTTATTTACAAGGTTCCGCAACTTGACGGAGGTGTGGGTAATGACAAGGCTACAGGCTACGAGTATGTTTATTACGATTCCACCATTGATGGAAACCCAGACGCACGGCAAAGGACGATAACCAAATCGCCAAATGTTTTGAACAGCGATAAAGGCGCGCTTAACCTTACGATGGACTCGGTTTTCAAAAATTTCAAATCGCCGGCCCCAACAACCGGGTGGATCCTTTACAACGATGAAATGCCCGAAAGCCTTAACAAGCATGATGATGGTACCAGGGGCCATACTAAAGGCGCATTAGTATTTGATACCGAATCAAAAACCGCATTTTGGCTGCTTCATTCATGGCCTAAGTTCGCCGATCCGGGGGCAATTAAAGATCCAACGCCAAAATACGGACAAACCTATTTATGTATTTCGCTGGATTTGGATACCGCCAATATGATCGCTAAACAAATGGTAAACCACCAGGAACCGCAGATCTATTTTCATAATACCGCAAATCTTCCTGAAACCTCCGACCTTTATGCGCTGACACAGCCGTTGGCCAACCATCCGGTAGCTTTGGGAGATTCAGTTGATTTAAAGACGATTGGAGGGATGCCTTTTAAAGTTATAGCGAAGAACCGGGAGTGGAATAAAGATTTCTGGAACGAATTGGTAGGCCCTACGCTACAAGATGATCTCGACATTGAAACATGGATCCGTGGCCCAATTCCACCTATTGCCGATAGTGATGGCATTCATAAAACTTTTGATATTAAGTATATTAATTTAGGCTTTATGGGCGCACATTGGGCTTGGCCCGAAACACACGACCATGCTAAATGGGGAGTTACCTTACACGATCCATGGATTTGTGTAGGCGACATCAATCGTATGATATCACAGAGAAAACGCGGCGGTGGTACTATCGCATTTAAGAACCAGACTTTATGGTCGGGCTTGTCAAAAACAAGTTTGCTTTTGGCGCCGCCAGGGCATAACCGGACCGAGGCTCATGTGTTGATTCAAAAAACGCATCACCCTCATGCGGAAGCACCATTGAGGGAGCAACCTGAAGAATAG
- a CDS encoding bifunctional YncE family protein/alkaline phosphatase family protein: MKYPKFLLLIFVSSLFFCACHTVSGNKQVSENEQVNMHSAYDDSTLNRHILPVLMPYNRIIDPAGTVISFGDAEDENHSMDVRLIPNTKFIAVEDRYGLTIIDTVAKKVTTRWTYKQDPRYRGLTSTYSGLKVVNIDGQTQIYWSAAAGKGKDSKSYVFQATWNDGKISIQNTLSFKAEGESPLALPNDLAINKENGVNYLYVVLNGNNQLVKISLDDNKTVWTKSTGVAPYGLTITKNKIFLTNWAGPEAVDTLKRETAGVPYGKAYIDPKTGATVQGTVMVMDLAKGDVIKEITVGLHPNAIINSTDEAFVYVANGNSDMVSVISTSSLQNIAAIDVKLNPGKKSYIGDTPNALAINADGTTLYVANGLDNAVAMVKLGGKTSLKGTGNDEVKGFIPTEAYPGGLAVDGNNLFVTNLEGEGSRVGTDEIGKSNLKGDLPGGDDVVAYNSHHLKATVSMISIPDEATLKQYTQKVQNLNLSFRQQIAQLLPRKNVAPKPIPERIGEPSVFNHVLYIIKENRTYDQVLGDMPEGDGNKSLCIYGDSVTPNQHNLARNFLLLDNYYVSGKCSAEGHQWTDAAMVTDYVEKSVRSWFRSYPHVQEDALVYDGNGFIWNNAADHGKSVRIYGEACAVHFDNKLSWSDIYNNYNAGKSFAFNNTSTISRVRPMLSQNFPGSDEHKINEQLRASAFIKELHEYEQKPGDQLPQLMVMALSADHTVGTRPGFPTPDAMVADNDLALGRIVEAISKSRFWKNTVIFVTEDDSQAGWDHVSAYRTTGFVISPYSRLQHKVSKNYNQTCIVRSIEQILGLPPMNIIDATALPMFECFTDKPSLYTYTSLKNRVPLNKISLPFSSLKGPALHFAQLSSRPEYDHIDGGNDDVMNRILWFAAKGKKAYPAKLAGKDEDDD, encoded by the coding sequence ATGAAATACCCGAAATTCCTACTACTTATATTCGTTTCTTCCCTTTTCTTTTGCGCGTGTCATACCGTTTCCGGCAACAAGCAGGTTTCCGAAAATGAACAGGTTAACATGCACAGCGCCTATGATGACAGCACGCTCAATCGCCACATATTACCGGTTTTAATGCCATATAACCGTATTATTGACCCGGCAGGAACCGTAATATCATTTGGCGACGCTGAAGACGAAAACCATAGTATGGACGTAAGGCTGATACCAAACACTAAGTTTATAGCAGTTGAGGACAGGTATGGGCTTACCATAATTGATACTGTAGCCAAAAAAGTTACTACTCGCTGGACTTACAAACAAGATCCCCGTTATCGCGGGCTGACCAGCACCTATTCCGGTTTAAAAGTTGTAAATATTGACGGTCAAACTCAAATATATTGGAGCGCGGCTGCGGGTAAAGGCAAAGATTCAAAATCATACGTTTTTCAGGCTACATGGAATGACGGCAAGATCAGCATACAAAACACTTTGAGCTTTAAGGCCGAAGGTGAATCGCCACTGGCCTTACCTAACGACCTGGCTATTAATAAAGAAAATGGGGTAAATTACTTGTATGTAGTTTTAAACGGCAATAATCAATTGGTAAAAATCAGTTTGGACGATAATAAAACAGTTTGGACAAAATCAACTGGTGTTGCACCTTACGGACTTACCATCACAAAAAACAAAATATTCCTGACAAACTGGGCCGGTCCCGAAGCTGTTGATACCTTAAAACGGGAAACAGCAGGCGTGCCTTATGGAAAAGCTTATATCGATCCTAAAACCGGTGCAACCGTTCAGGGCACTGTAATGGTTATGGATCTGGCTAAAGGGGACGTGATCAAGGAAATTACCGTTGGCCTGCATCCAAATGCAATCATCAATAGCACCGACGAAGCTTTTGTTTATGTGGCCAATGGCAACAGCGATATGGTATCGGTAATTTCAACAAGCTCATTGCAAAACATAGCAGCTATCGATGTAAAATTAAACCCGGGTAAAAAAAGTTATATAGGCGATACGCCAAATGCTTTAGCAATAAATGCCGATGGTACCACTCTGTATGTTGCAAATGGTTTGGATAACGCGGTGGCGATGGTAAAATTGGGCGGCAAAACATCGCTTAAAGGAACCGGGAACGATGAGGTGAAAGGCTTTATTCCAACAGAAGCATACCCGGGCGGCTTAGCCGTTGACGGCAACAATTTATTTGTAACCAACCTGGAAGGAGAGGGCTCCAGGGTAGGCACCGACGAAATCGGTAAAAGTAATTTAAAAGGCGATCTGCCTGGCGGAGATGATGTTGTGGCTTATAACTCGCACCATTTAAAGGCTACTGTATCTATGATAAGCATACCCGACGAAGCTACACTAAAACAGTATACCCAAAAAGTACAGAACCTAAACCTCAGCTTCCGCCAGCAGATAGCGCAGTTACTGCCACGTAAAAACGTTGCGCCTAAGCCAATACCTGAACGTATCGGCGAACCATCTGTTTTTAATCACGTGCTTTATATCATCAAAGAAAACCGTACTTACGACCAGGTTTTAGGCGATATGCCTGAAGGCGACGGCAATAAGTCGCTTTGTATTTATGGCGATAGTGTTACACCCAATCAGCACAATTTGGCGCGCAACTTTTTATTGCTCGATAACTACTATGTTTCCGGTAAATGCTCGGCCGAAGGACACCAATGGACAGATGCCGCTATGGTTACAGACTATGTTGAGAAAAGCGTAAGGTCATGGTTCAGAAGTTATCCGCATGTACAGGAAGATGCCCTGGTTTATGATGGTAATGGTTTTATCTGGAATAATGCCGCCGATCATGGTAAATCGGTACGGATCTATGGAGAAGCCTGTGCGGTGCATTTTGACAATAAACTTAGCTGGAGCGACATTTACAATAATTACAACGCAGGCAAGTCTTTTGCATTTAACAATACCAGTACTATTTCGCGGGTAAGACCAATGTTATCGCAAAACTTCCCAGGATCTGACGAACATAAGATCAATGAGCAATTAAGGGCTTCCGCTTTTATCAAAGAACTGCACGAGTATGAGCAAAAGCCCGGCGACCAACTGCCACAATTAATGGTGATGGCCCTGTCGGCCGATCATACCGTAGGTACAAGGCCAGGCTTCCCGACACCTGATGCCATGGTAGCCGATAATGATCTTGCACTTGGCCGCATTGTTGAAGCGATTTCAAAAAGCCGTTTCTGGAAAAACACGGTAATATTTGTAACCGAAGACGACTCACAGGCGGGCTGGGATCACGTATCAGCGTATCGTACAACCGGGTTCGTGATTAGTCCTTACAGCAGGTTACAGCATAAAGTGAGTAAAAATTACAATCAAACCTGTATAGTACGTTCTATTGAGCAAATATTGGGTTTACCACCTATGAATATTATTGATGCTACCGCGCTACCCATGTTTGAATGTTTTACCGATAAGCCATCTCTGTATACTTATACGAGTTTAAAAAACCGGGTGCCACTTAATAAAATTAGCCTGCCGTTTTCTTCACTCAAAGGTCCGGCTTTACATTTTGCACAATTATCATCAAGACCAGAATATGATCACATAGATGGAGGTAATGATGACGTAATGAACAGGATACTATGGTTTGCAGCAAAAGGCAAAAAAGCATATCCGGCTAAACTTGCTGGAAAAGATGAAGACGATGATTAA